A genomic region of Raphanus sativus cultivar WK10039 chromosome 6, ASM80110v3, whole genome shotgun sequence contains the following coding sequences:
- the LOC108810746 gene encoding UPF0725 protein At1g23950 isoform X2, translated as MCGMITGLLPIDCVRERGYPYPVLVNLYAKMGLHRYNMLKGTNFQLDSLVKFNMLQNCVSSVYMTLLAHEPAPDPLAKTFQVRVDEHKANSLAFECSIARIKDEVITKKPFVPHFHGDALAYGIFKGELPNWPSDDALNDGKRFYLLKESEWQANDWISMYLELVICAHDRRIRKRDVYSQLEILEVAIETGVEDVEPPIETGVEDVEPPNERLNATSVNVYIKFKGMENVITPMMIFESGEHVEHKAVVRRVLNEHSGDMTLSGKFCGGLSTKKKIQSSKKRTRSD; from the exons ATGTGCGGAATGATCACTGGACTGTTGCCCATCGATTGTGTACGTGAGAGGGGTTATCCTTATCCTGTCTTGGTCAACCTTTATGCTAAGATGGGGCTTCATCGTTACAATATGTTGAAA GGTACAAACTTCCAGCTTGATTCCCTAGTGAAATTCAACATGTTACAAAATTGTGTGTCCTCTGTCTACATGACTTTGCTTGCACACGAGCCAGCTCCTGACCCATTGGCCAAAACCTTCCAGGTGCGAGTTGATGAGCATAAAGCAAACAGTTTGGCTTTTGAGTGCTCCATTGCCAGAATTAAAGATGAAG TGATCACTAAGAAGCCCTTTGTACCTCACTTCCATGGTGACGCTTTGGCGTATGGTATCTTCAAAGGTGAATTGCCTAATTGGCCGTCAGATGATGCTTTGAATGATGGAAAACGGTTTTACTTG CTGAAGGAATCAGAATGGCAAGCAAATGATTGGATTTCTATGTATTTGGAACTTGTAATTTGTGCACATGATAGGAGGATCCGGAAG AGGGACGTTTACTCCCAATTGGAGATTCTGGAAGTGGCAATAGAAACTGGTGTCGAAGATGTGGAGCCTCCAATAGAAACTGGTGTCGAAGATGTGGAGCCTCCGAATGAGAGACTCAATGCCACAAGTGTAAATGTCTACATAAAGTTTAAGGGCATGGAAAATGTTATAACCCCTATGATGATTTTTGAGAGTGGTGAGCATGTAGAACACAAAGCTGTAGTTAGAAGAGTCCTCAATGAGCATAGCGGAGACATGACTCTATCGGGTAAGTTTTGTGGTGGTCTAAGTACTAAAAAGAAAATCCAGAGTTCTAAAAAGCGAACTCGCTCAGACTAG
- the LOC108812851 gene encoding AP-1 complex subunit gamma-1 isoform X1 codes for MNPFSSSTRLRDMIRSIRACKTAAEERGVVRKECADIRASINENDPHDRHRNLAKLMFIHMLGYPTHFGQMECLKLIASPGFPEKRIGYLGLMLLLDERQEVLMLVTNSLKQDLNHTNQYVVGLALCALGNICSAEMARDLAPEVERLIQFRDPNIRKKAALCSTRIVRKVPDLAENFINAASSLLKEKHHGVLITGVQLCYELCTINDEALEFFRKKCTEGLIKTLRDITNSAYQPEYDVAGITDPFLHIRLLKLLRILGHGDADASDLMTDILAQVATKTESNKNAGNAVLYECVETIMAIEDTSSLRVLAINILGRFLSNRDNNIRYVALNMLMKAIAFDDQAVQRHRVTILECVKDPDASIRKRALELVSLLVNENNVKQLTKELIDYLEISDEDFKEDLSAKICSIVEKFSPEKIWYIDQMLKVLSEAGKFVKDDVWHALIVVISNASELHGYTVRALYKAVLTYSEQETLVRVAIWCIGEYGDLLVNNVGMLGIEDPITVTECDAVDVVEDAITRHNSDMTTKAMALVALLKLSSRFPSMSERIKDIIVKQKGNLLLEMQQRAIEFNSIIDRHKSIRSSLVERMPVLDEATFNVRRAGSLPASVSTMAKPSVSIPNGVSAAPLVDLLDLDSDDILAAPSSSAGADFLQDLLGVDLGSSSAQSGATPAPKAGTDLLLDILSIGTAQNSTSSVGLLSTADVNNNPSTGLDTLSSSAPPQIATTASAGGMFDLLDGLSPSPSKEATNGPAYPPIVAYESSSLKIEFTFSKPSGNAQTTNVQATFINLSPNTFTDFVFQAAVPKFLQLHLDPASSNTLPASGNITQNMRVTNSQHGKKSLVMRMRVGYKVNEKDVLEEGQINNFPRGL; via the exons ATGAATCCCTTTTCTTCCAGTACTCGTCTAAG GGACATGATCAGATCCATAAGAGCTTGCAAAACAGCTGCCGAGGAGCGTGGTGTTGTGAGGAAAGAGTGTGCTGATATACGAGCATCCATCAACGAGAATGACCCTCATGATAGGCACCGGAACCTCGCTAAGCTCATGTTCATTCACATGCTTGGTTACCCTACGCACTTTGGTCAGATGGAGTGTTTGAAGCTTATTGCATCTCCTGGGTTCCCGGAGAAGAGGATTGGTTATCTCGGGTTGATGTTGCTTCTTGATGAGAGACAAGAAGTGTTGATGCTCGTCACTAACTCCTTGAAACA AGATCTTAACCACACGAACCAGTATGTTGTAGGATTGGCACTCTGTGCTTTAGGGAACATTTGTTCTGCAGAAATGGCTCGTGATCTTGCGCCCGAAGTAGAAAGGTTGATCCAGTTTCGTGACCCTAATATCCGGAAGAAG GCGGCACTTTGCTCCACTAGAATAGTTAGGAAAGTTCCGGATCTTGCGGAGAACTTTATAAATGCTGCTTCGTCCTTGCTTAAAGAAAAGCATCATGGGGTTCTTATAACAGGAGTTCAACTTTGTTACGAACTATGCACGATCAATGATGAGGCTCTAGAATTCTTCAGGAAG AAATGCACGGAGGGATTGATAAAAACTTTGAGGGATATTACAAATAGCGCATATCAGCCTGAGTATGATGTTGCAGGGATCACAGACCCTTTTTTACACATACGGTTGCTTAAGCTCCTGCGTATTTTAGGTCACGGTGACGCCGATGCTAGTGATTTGATGACTGATATACTTGCCCAG GTGGCAACAAAAACTGAATCAAACAAGAACGCAGGTAATGCCGTACTCTATGAGTGTGTTGAAACAATCATGGCCATTGAAGACACCAGTAGCTTGCGTGTGCTTGCTATCAATATCTTGGGAAGATTCTTATCTAACCGCGACAATAATATCAG ATATGTTGCATTAAACATGCTGATGAAAGCAATCGCTTTTGATGATCAAGCAGTGCAAAGGCACAGAGTTACGATCTTGGAATGTGTTAAG GATCCAGATGCTTCTATCCGGAAAAGAGCTCTTGAGCTCGTCTCTCTTTTGGTGAATGAGAATAATGTCAAACAACTGACAAAGGAGCTAATTGATTATTTGGAAATCAGCGATGAAGATTTTAAGGAAGATCTTAGTGCAAAAATTTGTTCTATCGTTGAGAA GTTTTCTCCAGAGAAAATCTGGTACATTGATCAGATGCTCAAGGTTCTGTCGGAG GCTGGAAAGTTTGTGAAAGATGATGTGTGGCATGCTCTGATTGTTGTCATAAGCAATGCATCAGAGCTTCATGGATATACAGTCAGAGCATTATACAAAGCAGTCTTGACATATTCGGAACAG GAGACCCTTGTCCGAGTGGCCATATGGTGCATTGGGGAGTATGGTGATTTGTTGGTCAACAATGTGGGGATGCTTGGTATTGAAGATCCAATAACG GTAACGGAATGTGATGCAGTGGACGTTGTTGAGGATGCCATTACTCGCCATAACTCTGATATGACTACAAAAGCGATGGCATTGGTTGCTCTACTGAAGCTGTCATCTCGATTTCCTTCTATGTCAGA GAGAATTAAAGATATAATTGTGAAGCAGAAAGGGAACCTTCTTCTTGAAATGCAGCAGAGAGCGATTGAGTTCAATTCTATCATTGACAGGCATAAAAGTATCAG GTCTTCTCTGGTTGAGAGAATGCCAGTGCTAGATGAGGCTACCTTCAATGTGAGGAGGGCTGGCTCTTTGCCTGCATCAGTTTCAACAATGGCCAAGCCTTCAGTTAGTATTCCAAATGGTGTTTCTGCAGCTCCACTAGTGGATTTGCTGGACCTGGATTCTGACGATATTCTGGCTGCACCTAGTAGTTCAGCTGGTGCAGATTTCCTTCAGGATCTTCTCGGTGTTGACTTAGGATCATCGTCAGCACAATCTG GTGCAACCCCAGCCCCTAAAGCCGGCACAGATCTGTTGCTGGATATTCTATCAATTGGGACGGCACAAAACAGCACATCATCAGTTGGTTTGTTATCAACAGCCGACGTTAACAATAATCCTTCTACGGGGCTAGACACACTTTCTTCATCAGCTCCACCTCAAATAGCAACTACCGCCTCTGCTGGTGGTATGTTTGATTTGTTAGATGGCCTTTCTCCAAGCCCATCAAAGGAAG CAACCAATGGTCCAGCATATCCACCTATTGTTGCATACGAGAGCAGCTCGTTGAAGATTGAGTTCACTTTCTCAAAGCCATCAGGGAACGCACAGACAACAAATGTCCAGGCcacttttattaatttatctcCCAATACTTTCACAGATTTTGTCTTCCAGGCTGCTGTTCCAAAG TTCCTTCAGCTGCACTTGGATCCAGCTAGTAGTAACACACTCCCGGCAAGCGGTAACATAACGCAGAATATGAGAGTCACTAACAGCCAGCACGGGAAG AAATCTCTTGTGATGCGCATGAGGGTTGGGTACAAAGTGAACGAAAAAGATGTATTGGAGGAAGGACAAATCAACAACTTCCCTCGCGGGTTGTGA
- the LOC108810746 gene encoding UPF0725 protein At1g23950 isoform X1, producing the protein MCGMITGLLPIDCVRERGYPYPVLVNLYAKMGLHRYNMLKGTNFQLDSLVKFNMLQNCVSSVYMTLLAHEPAPDPLAKTFQVRVDEHKANSLAFECSIARIKDEVITKKPFVPHFHGDALAYGIFKGELPNWPSDDALNDGKRFYLVRLSLKESEWQANDWISMYLELVICAHDRRIRKRDVYSQLEILEVAIETGVEDVEPPIETGVEDVEPPNERLNATSVNVYIKFKGMENVITPMMIFESGEHVEHKAVVRRVLNEHSGDMTLSGKFCGGLSTKKKIQSSKKRTRSD; encoded by the exons ATGTGCGGAATGATCACTGGACTGTTGCCCATCGATTGTGTACGTGAGAGGGGTTATCCTTATCCTGTCTTGGTCAACCTTTATGCTAAGATGGGGCTTCATCGTTACAATATGTTGAAA GGTACAAACTTCCAGCTTGATTCCCTAGTGAAATTCAACATGTTACAAAATTGTGTGTCCTCTGTCTACATGACTTTGCTTGCACACGAGCCAGCTCCTGACCCATTGGCCAAAACCTTCCAGGTGCGAGTTGATGAGCATAAAGCAAACAGTTTGGCTTTTGAGTGCTCCATTGCCAGAATTAAAGATGAAG TGATCACTAAGAAGCCCTTTGTACCTCACTTCCATGGTGACGCTTTGGCGTATGGTATCTTCAAAGGTGAATTGCCTAATTGGCCGTCAGATGATGCTTTGAATGATGGAAAACGGTTTTACTTGGTAAGATTATCT CTGAAGGAATCAGAATGGCAAGCAAATGATTGGATTTCTATGTATTTGGAACTTGTAATTTGTGCACATGATAGGAGGATCCGGAAG AGGGACGTTTACTCCCAATTGGAGATTCTGGAAGTGGCAATAGAAACTGGTGTCGAAGATGTGGAGCCTCCAATAGAAACTGGTGTCGAAGATGTGGAGCCTCCGAATGAGAGACTCAATGCCACAAGTGTAAATGTCTACATAAAGTTTAAGGGCATGGAAAATGTTATAACCCCTATGATGATTTTTGAGAGTGGTGAGCATGTAGAACACAAAGCTGTAGTTAGAAGAGTCCTCAATGAGCATAGCGGAGACATGACTCTATCGGGTAAGTTTTGTGGTGGTCTAAGTACTAAAAAGAAAATCCAGAGTTCTAAAAAGCGAACTCGCTCAGACTAG
- the LOC108812851 gene encoding AP-1 complex subunit gamma-1 isoform X2 — MARDLAPEVERLIQFRDPNIRKKAALCSTRIVRKVPDLAENFINAASSLLKEKHHGVLITGVQLCYELCTINDEALEFFRKKCTEGLIKTLRDITNSAYQPEYDVAGITDPFLHIRLLKLLRILGHGDADASDLMTDILAQVATKTESNKNAGNAVLYECVETIMAIEDTSSLRVLAINILGRFLSNRDNNIRYVALNMLMKAIAFDDQAVQRHRVTILECVKDPDASIRKRALELVSLLVNENNVKQLTKELIDYLEISDEDFKEDLSAKICSIVEKFSPEKIWYIDQMLKVLSEAGKFVKDDVWHALIVVISNASELHGYTVRALYKAVLTYSEQETLVRVAIWCIGEYGDLLVNNVGMLGIEDPITVTECDAVDVVEDAITRHNSDMTTKAMALVALLKLSSRFPSMSERIKDIIVKQKGNLLLEMQQRAIEFNSIIDRHKSIRSSLVERMPVLDEATFNVRRAGSLPASVSTMAKPSVSIPNGVSAAPLVDLLDLDSDDILAAPSSSAGADFLQDLLGVDLGSSSAQSGATPAPKAGTDLLLDILSIGTAQNSTSSVGLLSTADVNNNPSTGLDTLSSSAPPQIATTASAGGMFDLLDGLSPSPSKEATNGPAYPPIVAYESSSLKIEFTFSKPSGNAQTTNVQATFINLSPNTFTDFVFQAAVPKFLQLHLDPASSNTLPASGNITQNMRVTNSQHGKKSLVMRMRVGYKVNEKDVLEEGQINNFPRGL; from the exons ATGGCTCGTGATCTTGCGCCCGAAGTAGAAAGGTTGATCCAGTTTCGTGACCCTAATATCCGGAAGAAG GCGGCACTTTGCTCCACTAGAATAGTTAGGAAAGTTCCGGATCTTGCGGAGAACTTTATAAATGCTGCTTCGTCCTTGCTTAAAGAAAAGCATCATGGGGTTCTTATAACAGGAGTTCAACTTTGTTACGAACTATGCACGATCAATGATGAGGCTCTAGAATTCTTCAGGAAG AAATGCACGGAGGGATTGATAAAAACTTTGAGGGATATTACAAATAGCGCATATCAGCCTGAGTATGATGTTGCAGGGATCACAGACCCTTTTTTACACATACGGTTGCTTAAGCTCCTGCGTATTTTAGGTCACGGTGACGCCGATGCTAGTGATTTGATGACTGATATACTTGCCCAG GTGGCAACAAAAACTGAATCAAACAAGAACGCAGGTAATGCCGTACTCTATGAGTGTGTTGAAACAATCATGGCCATTGAAGACACCAGTAGCTTGCGTGTGCTTGCTATCAATATCTTGGGAAGATTCTTATCTAACCGCGACAATAATATCAG ATATGTTGCATTAAACATGCTGATGAAAGCAATCGCTTTTGATGATCAAGCAGTGCAAAGGCACAGAGTTACGATCTTGGAATGTGTTAAG GATCCAGATGCTTCTATCCGGAAAAGAGCTCTTGAGCTCGTCTCTCTTTTGGTGAATGAGAATAATGTCAAACAACTGACAAAGGAGCTAATTGATTATTTGGAAATCAGCGATGAAGATTTTAAGGAAGATCTTAGTGCAAAAATTTGTTCTATCGTTGAGAA GTTTTCTCCAGAGAAAATCTGGTACATTGATCAGATGCTCAAGGTTCTGTCGGAG GCTGGAAAGTTTGTGAAAGATGATGTGTGGCATGCTCTGATTGTTGTCATAAGCAATGCATCAGAGCTTCATGGATATACAGTCAGAGCATTATACAAAGCAGTCTTGACATATTCGGAACAG GAGACCCTTGTCCGAGTGGCCATATGGTGCATTGGGGAGTATGGTGATTTGTTGGTCAACAATGTGGGGATGCTTGGTATTGAAGATCCAATAACG GTAACGGAATGTGATGCAGTGGACGTTGTTGAGGATGCCATTACTCGCCATAACTCTGATATGACTACAAAAGCGATGGCATTGGTTGCTCTACTGAAGCTGTCATCTCGATTTCCTTCTATGTCAGA GAGAATTAAAGATATAATTGTGAAGCAGAAAGGGAACCTTCTTCTTGAAATGCAGCAGAGAGCGATTGAGTTCAATTCTATCATTGACAGGCATAAAAGTATCAG GTCTTCTCTGGTTGAGAGAATGCCAGTGCTAGATGAGGCTACCTTCAATGTGAGGAGGGCTGGCTCTTTGCCTGCATCAGTTTCAACAATGGCCAAGCCTTCAGTTAGTATTCCAAATGGTGTTTCTGCAGCTCCACTAGTGGATTTGCTGGACCTGGATTCTGACGATATTCTGGCTGCACCTAGTAGTTCAGCTGGTGCAGATTTCCTTCAGGATCTTCTCGGTGTTGACTTAGGATCATCGTCAGCACAATCTG GTGCAACCCCAGCCCCTAAAGCCGGCACAGATCTGTTGCTGGATATTCTATCAATTGGGACGGCACAAAACAGCACATCATCAGTTGGTTTGTTATCAACAGCCGACGTTAACAATAATCCTTCTACGGGGCTAGACACACTTTCTTCATCAGCTCCACCTCAAATAGCAACTACCGCCTCTGCTGGTGGTATGTTTGATTTGTTAGATGGCCTTTCTCCAAGCCCATCAAAGGAAG CAACCAATGGTCCAGCATATCCACCTATTGTTGCATACGAGAGCAGCTCGTTGAAGATTGAGTTCACTTTCTCAAAGCCATCAGGGAACGCACAGACAACAAATGTCCAGGCcacttttattaatttatctcCCAATACTTTCACAGATTTTGTCTTCCAGGCTGCTGTTCCAAAG TTCCTTCAGCTGCACTTGGATCCAGCTAGTAGTAACACACTCCCGGCAAGCGGTAACATAACGCAGAATATGAGAGTCACTAACAGCCAGCACGGGAAG AAATCTCTTGTGATGCGCATGAGGGTTGGGTACAAAGTGAACGAAAAAGATGTATTGGAGGAAGGACAAATCAACAACTTCCCTCGCGGGTTGTGA